In Methanobacterium bryantii, the following proteins share a genomic window:
- a CDS encoding ATP-binding protein, with product MFDKSPTGIFCYNKKGNLIDANYTALKIAGINSLNDFKKINLFDSPDIALRKDELIKTGLVKFQSSLNYENVKNEGSYASVNSGTAFIDWTISEADFGFLVQIQDVTEYTEIEKELKESAEEIERNNKILTGITKIFQAGLRVKSKKELAQMSLKIIEEIIGSSSGFICEVTPKKLLNTIATSFSGARERKTPHGKQLVMETDLPIKGIRWSVINEARPLIFNDINKHPKWIEPPEEHVKIKSFMGVPLMHAGEVFGEIGLIYTDKDFSQDDLEIVELISIAVMEALMSYKSRNQLTEYKIKSEELVRKFKDSEESFRALAENSPDLITRIDTDFKYIFINFKILELQGNYPDFYMGKTFEETGTPLRYAEMWRSKYQKLLDTGELQKFEYSSITNDGFKYFETTAVPEYNSKGEIETILSISRDITERKRSERQLKEIITELQRSNKELQSFAYITSHDLQEPLRTIASYAQLIERRYKGKLDADADEFIEFMVDGAKRMKSMIQGLLDYSRVGTKGNEFKEFNTQEALDYALSNLESSITENNAEITSDPILPVIFADEDQIARVFQNLIGNALKFCRGGIKPEIHVSARKKDKEYVFSVSDNGIGMEEQYSDHIFEVFKRLHSIDEYQGAGIGLAIVKRVVDRHGGRVWVESELGKGSTFYFTIPVRNKALLRIINKIK from the coding sequence ATATTTGATAAGTCTCCCACTGGTATTTTTTGTTATAATAAAAAGGGTAATTTAATTGATGCTAACTATACTGCTTTAAAAATAGCAGGTATTAATTCTTTAAATGATTTTAAAAAAATTAATTTATTTGATAGTCCTGATATTGCTTTAAGGAAGGATGAATTGATTAAAACAGGTTTAGTTAAGTTTCAATCTAGTTTAAATTATGAAAATGTCAAAAATGAAGGAAGTTATGCTTCTGTAAATTCTGGAACTGCTTTTATTGATTGGACTATCTCTGAAGCCGATTTTGGCTTTTTAGTTCAAATTCAGGATGTTACTGAATATACAGAAATTGAAAAAGAGTTAAAAGAATCAGCAGAAGAGATTGAAAGGAATAACAAAATACTAACTGGGATAACTAAAATATTTCAAGCTGGTTTAAGAGTTAAAAGTAAAAAAGAATTAGCTCAAATGTCACTAAAAATTATTGAGGAAATTATAGGCAGTTCCTCTGGCTTTATATGTGAGGTAACACCTAAAAAATTATTAAATACTATTGCAACAAGTTTTTCTGGAGCGCGCGAACGTAAAACGCCCCATGGTAAACAGTTAGTTATGGAAACAGATTTACCTATTAAAGGAATTAGGTGGAGTGTTATTAATGAAGCAAGGCCTTTAATTTTTAATGACATTAATAAACATCCAAAATGGATCGAACCGCCAGAAGAGCATGTTAAAATTAAAAGTTTCATGGGGGTGCCTTTAATGCATGCTGGTGAAGTTTTTGGTGAAATTGGATTGATTTATACAGATAAAGATTTTAGTCAAGATGATTTAGAAATAGTTGAATTAATATCTATCGCAGTTATGGAAGCTCTAATGAGTTATAAATCCAGAAATCAATTAACAGAGTATAAAATTAAGTCAGAAGAACTAGTTAGAAAATTTAAAGATAGTGAAGAGTCATTCAGGGCACTTGCAGAAAATTCACCTGATCTTATAACACGGATTGACACTGATTTTAAATACATTTTTATTAATTTTAAAATTTTAGAATTGCAGGGTAATTACCCTGACTTTTATATGGGCAAAACCTTTGAGGAAACAGGCACCCCTTTGAGATATGCTGAAATGTGGAGGTCAAAATATCAAAAATTACTGGATACCGGTGAATTACAGAAGTTTGAATACAGTTCTATAACTAATGATGGCTTTAAATATTTTGAAACTACTGCCGTACCTGAATATAATTCTAAAGGCGAAATTGAAACGATACTGTCTATAAGTCGCGATATCACTGAAAGGAAAAGGAGTGAAAGGCAGTTAAAAGAAATTATAACTGAACTGCAGCGTTCTAATAAAGAATTACAGAGTTTTGCTTACATTACAAGCCATGACCTGCAGGAACCTCTGCGGACCATTGCCAGTTATGCGCAGTTAATCGAAAGACGTTATAAGGGTAAGCTCGATGCTGATGCTGATGAATTCATTGAATTTATGGTTGATGGTGCAAAGAGAATGAAAAGCATGATTCAGGGTTTGCTTGATTACTCACGTGTTGGGACAAAAGGAAACGAATTTAAAGAATTCAACACTCAAGAAGCTTTAGATTATGCTTTAAGTAATTTAGAATCGTCAATTACTGAAAATAATGCCGAAATAACCAGTGATCCAATTCTTCCTGTAATTTTTGCTGATGAAGATCAAATTGCACGTGTATTCCAGAATCTAATTGGAAATGCACTTAAATTCTGTAGGGGCGGGATAAAGCCTGAAATTCATGTTTCAGCCCGAAAAAAAGATAAAGAATATGTTTTTTCAGTTAGTGACAATGGAATTGGAATGGAAGAACAGTACAGTGACCACATTTTTGAAGTGTTCAAGCGGTTACATTCAATTGATGAGTATCAAGGTGCAGGAATAGGTCTAGCTATAGTTAAACGAGTAGTAGATCGTCATGGTGGGCGTGTTTGGGTTGAATCAGAGTTAGGTAAAGGTTCGACATTTTATTTTACCATACCTGTTAGAAATAAAGCCCTTTTAAGGATAATTAATAAGATTAAATAA
- a CDS encoding translation initiation factor IF-2 subunit beta codes for MSDYDKLLDRAIDQLPQKVFETKRFSVPKAYSVIQGNRTIIQNFKDITEALNRDPQHVLKFLLRELGTAGNLEGSRAIMQGKFTHYLINERIDDYVKRFIMCHECNRPDTKIVREDRVFLLKCEACGAKAPLKTL; via the coding sequence ATGAGCGATTACGATAAATTATTAGATAGAGCTATAGACCAGTTGCCCCAAAAGGTTTTTGAAACAAAAAGATTTAGCGTCCCTAAAGCATATTCCGTAATTCAGGGAAACAGAACAATTATACAGAATTTTAAAGATATTACAGAAGCATTAAACAGGGACCCCCAGCATGTTCTCAAATTTTTACTTAGAGAATTAGGAACTGCAGGGAATTTAGAAGGAAGCAGAGCTATAATGCAGGGTAAATTTACACATTACCTCATAAATGAGAGAATAGACGACTATGTAAAAAGGTTCATCATGTGCCACGAGTGTAACCGGCCAGATACCAAAATAGTCCGAGAAGACCGTGTATTTTTACTTAAATGCGAAGCATGTGGTGCTAAAGCTCCACTTAAGACATTATAA
- a CDS encoding catalase: MNKDEKIDKKSKIEDLEEFREYPEGKGLTTDQGVKVNHTDDSLKAGKRGPTLMEDFHFREKITHFDHERIPERIVHARGAGAHGYFECYESMSEYTMAKFLQEPGKKTPVFVRFSTVAGFRGSADTARDVRGFATKFYTEDGNYDIVGNNIPIFFIQDAIKFPDLIHSVKPEPDNEIPQASTAHDTFYDFVVSAPETTHMIMWALSDRAIPRSYRMMEGFSVNTFRFVNSEGKGRFIKFIWKPLLGVHSLVWDESMKLGGEDPDYHRRDLYDAIDNGDYPEYELYVQMIEEEDEHNFDFDILDPTKHWPEELIPPKKIGKLVLNRKPDNFFAEVEQVAFCPGNVVPGIDFSNDPLLQGRLFSYIDTQLIRLGGPNFHEIPINRPLAPVHNNQRDGYHRHTINTGKTSYFPNTLGDNCPKPVPKEDGGYVHYMEKVEGKKIRDRSDKFKDFYSQARSFYNSMSEPEKQHIISAFHFEVGKVESKEVRQKMVDQFANVDKGLAVAIAKGVGVSPPSDGADSSNADNFPSFSMENTVKNTVKTRKVAILAENGFNYDELVNVKDALKDAGANSEIISMYLGMIKADNGQEIEVDRNYISTASTQFDAVYVPGGKESVDTLKKRGDVIHFVNEAFKHCKAIAAVSEGVDLLTKSDITGFSISKGEITSDKGVVTTIDNTQIKNFAKSFIDAIAMHRHWNRETK; this comes from the coding sequence ATGAATAAAGATGAAAAAATTGATAAAAAAAGCAAAATTGAAGATTTAGAAGAATTTAGAGAGTATCCTGAAGGAAAAGGACTTACTACAGACCAGGGCGTGAAGGTAAACCACACTGATGATTCATTAAAAGCAGGGAAAAGAGGACCAACACTGATGGAAGATTTTCACTTCAGGGAAAAAATAACCCATTTTGACCATGAAAGGATCCCTGAAAGGATAGTACATGCCAGGGGTGCCGGTGCACATGGTTATTTTGAATGTTATGAGTCAATGTCTGAATATACAATGGCCAAATTCCTCCAAGAACCTGGAAAGAAAACACCAGTATTTGTGAGATTTTCAACTGTAGCTGGATTTAGAGGATCAGCAGACACTGCGAGAGATGTTAGAGGCTTTGCAACTAAATTTTATACAGAAGATGGTAATTATGACATTGTAGGCAATAATATACCCATATTTTTCATACAGGATGCCATTAAATTCCCTGACTTAATCCATTCAGTTAAACCTGAACCAGACAATGAAATACCACAGGCATCCACTGCCCATGACACATTTTATGACTTTGTGGTAAGTGCACCTGAGACAACCCATATGATCATGTGGGCACTGTCTGACAGGGCAATACCACGAAGCTACAGGATGATGGAAGGCTTCAGCGTCAACACATTCAGATTCGTGAACAGCGAAGGAAAAGGCAGATTTATCAAATTTATATGGAAACCACTACTTGGAGTGCATTCATTAGTCTGGGACGAGTCCATGAAACTTGGAGGAGAAGATCCAGATTATCACAGGCGCGACCTCTATGATGCCATAGATAACGGCGATTATCCAGAATACGAGCTTTATGTTCAGATGATTGAAGAAGAGGACGAACACAACTTTGATTTTGACATTCTTGACCCCACTAAACACTGGCCTGAAGAACTAATACCTCCTAAAAAGATTGGTAAACTTGTTTTAAATAGAAAACCAGACAATTTCTTCGCGGAAGTGGAACAGGTGGCATTTTGCCCAGGAAACGTAGTCCCGGGAATAGATTTCAGTAATGACCCCCTTCTACAGGGCAGGCTCTTTTCATACATTGATACGCAACTTATCAGGTTGGGCGGTCCCAATTTCCACGAAATACCCATAAATAGACCATTAGCACCAGTACACAATAATCAGCGCGATGGATATCACCGCCATACAATTAATACTGGTAAAACCAGTTATTTCCCCAATACATTGGGAGATAACTGTCCTAAACCTGTTCCTAAAGAAGATGGAGGCTATGTCCATTACATGGAGAAAGTGGAAGGTAAAAAAATAAGAGATAGAAGCGATAAATTCAAGGACTTCTACAGTCAAGCTAGATCATTTTATAACAGCATGTCTGAGCCTGAAAAGCAGCATATTATCAGTGCTTTCCACTTTGAGGTTGGAAAAGTGGAGTCAAAAGAAGTCCGGCAGAAAATGGTGGATCAATTTGCAAATGTAGATAAAGGACTTGCTGTAGCAATTGCAAAAGGAGTTGGTGTTTCACCGCCATCAGACGGTGCAGATTCCAGCAATGCAGACAACTTCCCATCATTCAGTATGGAAAATACAGTAAAAAACACTGTAAAAACCAGAAAAGTAGCCATACTTGCAGAAAACGGTTTCAATTATGATGAATTGGTGAATGTAAAGGACGCCCTTAAGGACGCGGGGGCAAATTCAGAAATCATATCCATGTACCTCGGAATGATCAAAGCAGATAACGGGCAGGAAATTGAAGTTGACAGGAATTACATTTCTACAGCATCTACTCAGTTCGATGCAGTCTACGTACCTGGAGGTAAAGAAAGCGTAGACACACTGAAAAAACGCGGCGATGTAATTCATTTTGTAAATGAGGCATTCAAACACTGTAAAGCCATTGCAGCTGTCAGTGAAGGTGTGGATTTACTTACAAAATCAGATATAACAGGGTTTTCAATTTCAAAAGGAGAAATAACTTCTGATAAAGGCGTAGTTACTACCATTGACAATACTCAGATAAAAAATTTTGCTAAAAGTTTTATTGATGCAATTGCCATGCACCGTCACTGGAACCGTGAAACAAAATAA
- a CDS encoding 60S ribosomal export protein NMD3, translating to MFCPNCGKTEEKLFDNLCRSCFLEDVVLAEIPDQIEITICAHCESRLEKGKWHDLEISDEEVILNTLNDHITLNKYAQDVEIDLELILERGSTLEFIVHIKGSVLGEIIEQDYKLNVKINRNVCPECSKYMSGYYEAVIQLRVDNRNPDEEEINSIDKLIADSITKISKKNKMAYIAERVVLKEGVDYYIGSQKVAKRLSNILKDHFGGVIKESPRLMGRDKSAGKDLYRTWISFRIPYFRVNDFIKYGNVLGQVTSIEGKRISVHDLVSQSHTSIQWRDYDKIETAAKKEDIKETTVTAKSPNSIQILHPVSYEPLDIDINPEIADVEIGSQVPVIEIEGNVYILGNFIVNE from the coding sequence ATGTTCTGTCCAAATTGTGGAAAAACTGAAGAGAAACTTTTTGATAACCTCTGCAGGTCCTGTTTTTTAGAAGATGTTGTTTTAGCTGAGATTCCTGATCAGATAGAAATAACAATATGTGCCCACTGCGAATCCCGCCTTGAGAAAGGAAAATGGCATGATTTAGAAATATCAGACGAAGAAGTTATACTAAACACATTAAATGACCATATAACCTTAAACAAATATGCTCAAGACGTTGAAATTGATCTTGAACTGATTTTAGAACGAGGATCTACCCTTGAATTTATTGTACATATCAAAGGATCTGTTTTAGGGGAAATAATCGAGCAAGACTATAAGTTAAATGTTAAAATCAATAGAAATGTCTGCCCAGAATGCAGTAAATACATGTCAGGATACTATGAGGCCGTAATTCAGCTAAGGGTAGATAACAGAAATCCCGACGAAGAAGAGATAAACTCCATTGACAAGCTCATTGCAGACAGCATCACTAAAATTTCAAAAAAGAACAAAATGGCATATATAGCAGAGCGCGTCGTGCTTAAAGAAGGAGTAGATTACTACATTGGTTCTCAAAAGGTTGCCAAAAGATTATCGAATATCTTGAAGGATCACTTTGGTGGAGTTATTAAAGAATCACCTCGACTAATGGGCCGTGACAAATCCGCTGGAAAAGATCTCTACAGGACATGGATTTCTTTTAGAATACCTTATTTTAGAGTTAATGACTTTATCAAATATGGAAACGTTTTAGGTCAGGTTACAAGCATAGAAGGTAAACGAATTTCAGTCCATGATTTAGTTTCGCAAAGCCATACCTCAATCCAGTGGCGTGATTACGATAAAATAGAAACAGCTGCAAAGAAAGAAGACATTAAGGAAACAACTGTAACTGCAAAATCCCCAAATTCAATTCAGATACTTCACCCAGTTTCATATGAACCGTTAGATATAGATATAAATCCTGAAATTGCTGATGTTGAAATTGGGTCTCAGGTACCGGTGATTGAAATAGAAGGGAATGTTTATATTTTAGGGAATTTTATAGTGAATGAGTAA
- the tmk gene encoding dTMP kinase has protein sequence MYICLEGIDGSGKSTQILLLEEWLNKCGFEVMRVFEPTDSDIGRLIRKMLRDPDATGENFQKTLALLFAADRMVLMDEIEAAEQSGKIVISDRCFYSSIVYQNDPSWLYELNKFVKIPDMVILLDLDVETALKRCDGKDSFENKAFLEKIRERYLELARKNDFFVINANNGINKICEDIKKVISPKIGRCI, from the coding sequence ATGTATATATGTTTAGAAGGCATTGACGGGTCGGGAAAATCAACACAGATTCTTCTTCTTGAAGAATGGCTTAATAAATGTGGATTTGAAGTTATGAGAGTTTTTGAACCCACTGATTCTGATATTGGGAGATTAATAAGGAAAATGCTCAGGGATCCTGACGCAACTGGAGAAAATTTCCAGAAAACCCTGGCCCTCTTATTTGCTGCCGACCGCATGGTACTTATGGATGAAATCGAGGCTGCAGAACAATCAGGCAAAATTGTAATAAGTGACAGGTGTTTTTATTCGAGTATTGTTTATCAAAATGACCCTTCATGGCTTTATGAATTAAATAAATTCGTCAAAATACCGGACATGGTAATATTGCTTGATCTGGATGTTGAAACTGCCCTTAAACGGTGTGATGGTAAAGATAGTTTTGAGAATAAGGCTTTTCTTGAGAAAATCAGGGAAAGGTATCTTGAACTTGCTCGGAAGAATGATTTCTTTGTTATAAATGCAAATAATGGGATCAACAAAATCTGTGAGGACATAAAGAAGGTAATTTCTCCTAAAATTGGTAGATGCATCTAG
- a CDS encoding DUF3656 domain-containing U32 family peptidase: MKIKIPELLAPAGSMESLKAAVNAGADAVYLAGKQFGARHYAANFDNTDLKEAVHYAHLRGVKVYVTVNTLIKDHELPDLAKYLLFLYESGVDAILVQDIGVAHIAKELVPDLNLHASTQMTIHNTEGVKWAAEFGFKRVVLAREMKLAEIDEINKNIEPREIELEIFAHGALCYSYSGQCLLSSFIGGRSGNRGMCAQPCRKPYDLILGKKDEYGRPINTTKVEIMQSIIEHQKSKIFEVKTKEKYLLSTRDLAIYEYLDKISKSSVSSLKIEGRMRSPEYVAVVVSTYRKALDSIKKGRWKPRKRDIDDLKLAFNRDFTGGYLLEKDESSVMSRDRPGNRGVYIGPVTDYKKKDKEVVIEIKNQIIPEKGDGIVFINKDQNKNDYGMVIHESPAIYKNKATFTVQRPLKPGTLVYITRRKSLLDKAQKIISDDKHQIKINLDIFIENNGSISLQSKFNGPDNALIDLKLVPDFKMEAAVKKPVTEEIIEKQFRKTGGTPFDIKNMNIHYPGGFFAPVSELNKLRRELFEKIEEKLISASFPSKNKMKEAHDKLNKLLPQLDTKANNIKLDKKSISLAVYADDLDILKGAASGKCDRIYFDPFTGNAVLNCNSNLNTASTLNLINEAVSICKNTNTELILKLPKITSSRYLTSLNSFLAKAFNAGINGVMTDSIGAAEVMLNLNSQINLFASAGLNIWNYKSVEELQNIFSNFTVSPELSKDEIKMLAFNIQTRGIDSNLELLVQGNLESIVSKDCIPHIAGDKVLKNKNAEKSFMGIEDTKNHLFPIRLDNECRTHILNSVELCLVDYMPQISKIGIDTVIIDARGRTQKYAHDMSHIYKKAIEIGAKKDQKSKRELNALKNKVKKISLGGITTGNFLRGVHS; the protein is encoded by the coding sequence ATGAAAATAAAAATACCAGAACTACTGGCACCTGCAGGATCTATGGAATCGCTGAAAGCAGCTGTAAATGCAGGGGCAGATGCCGTATACCTTGCAGGGAAACAGTTTGGGGCACGGCATTATGCAGCTAATTTTGATAACACAGATTTAAAAGAAGCTGTTCATTACGCCCATTTAAGGGGCGTAAAAGTTTATGTAACAGTTAATACTCTCATTAAAGACCATGAACTTCCAGATTTAGCTAAATACTTATTATTTTTATATGAAAGTGGAGTAGATGCAATTTTAGTTCAAGATATTGGCGTTGCACATATTGCAAAAGAGCTTGTTCCAGATCTTAACCTCCATGCATCCACGCAAATGACAATTCACAACACTGAAGGAGTTAAATGGGCAGCAGAATTTGGATTCAAACGAGTGGTGCTTGCAAGGGAAATGAAACTGGCAGAAATAGATGAAATCAACAAAAATATTGAACCCAGAGAAATAGAACTTGAAATATTTGCACATGGAGCTCTATGTTACTCCTATTCAGGACAGTGCCTTTTATCTTCATTTATCGGCGGGCGCAGTGGAAACAGGGGTATGTGCGCACAGCCGTGCAGGAAACCATATGATCTAATTCTAGGCAAAAAAGATGAATACGGCAGGCCCATTAATACAACTAAAGTTGAGATAATGCAAAGCATTATCGAACATCAAAAATCAAAGATTTTTGAAGTGAAAACTAAAGAGAAATATTTATTATCGACACGTGATTTAGCTATTTACGAATATCTTGATAAAATATCAAAATCATCTGTAAGTTCACTCAAAATTGAGGGCAGAATGAGGTCTCCAGAATATGTGGCAGTTGTTGTGAGCACCTATAGAAAAGCACTGGATTCTATTAAAAAAGGAAGATGGAAGCCTAGAAAAAGAGATATTGATGACCTTAAATTAGCATTTAACCGTGATTTTACAGGAGGGTACCTTTTAGAAAAAGACGAAAGCTCAGTAATGAGCCGGGACCGTCCGGGAAACAGAGGAGTTTACATCGGGCCTGTCACTGATTACAAGAAGAAAGATAAAGAAGTTGTAATTGAAATTAAAAATCAAATTATCCCTGAAAAAGGAGACGGCATCGTTTTTATAAATAAAGATCAAAATAAAAACGATTATGGTATGGTAATACATGAATCTCCAGCTATTTATAAAAATAAAGCTACGTTCACTGTTCAACGTCCGTTAAAACCTGGAACTTTAGTTTATATAACACGCAGGAAATCACTGCTGGATAAAGCTCAAAAAATAATTAGTGATGATAAACATCAGATAAAAATCAATTTAGATATATTTATAGAAAATAATGGCTCTATATCGCTCCAGAGTAAATTTAATGGTCCAGATAATGCTTTAATTGATCTGAAATTAGTTCCTGATTTTAAAATGGAAGCTGCCGTTAAAAAACCCGTAACTGAAGAAATAATTGAAAAGCAGTTTAGAAAAACTGGAGGCACCCCCTTTGATATAAAAAATATGAATATACATTATCCCGGGGGCTTTTTTGCACCAGTCAGTGAATTAAACAAGCTCCGCAGGGAACTATTTGAAAAAATAGAAGAAAAATTAATTTCCGCATCCTTTCCAAGTAAAAATAAAATGAAAGAAGCACATGATAAATTGAACAAGTTGCTCCCTCAACTGGACACAAAAGCAAATAATATTAAATTAGATAAAAAATCAATTAGTTTAGCTGTATATGCCGACGATCTAGATATCCTAAAAGGTGCCGCCAGTGGGAAATGCGATAGAATTTATTTTGACCCATTTACAGGAAATGCAGTATTGAACTGCAACTCTAATTTAAATACCGCATCAACCTTAAATTTAATCAATGAAGCTGTGTCGATCTGTAAAAATACAAATACCGAATTAATCTTAAAATTGCCTAAAATTACTTCAAGCCGTTATTTAACCTCTTTAAATTCTTTTTTAGCTAAAGCTTTTAATGCAGGGATTAATGGAGTCATGACCGATTCTATTGGAGCTGCAGAAGTTATGTTAAATCTCAATTCTCAGATTAATCTTTTTGCATCTGCAGGACTTAATATATGGAATTATAAATCAGTTGAAGAACTGCAAAACATTTTTAGTAATTTTACTGTATCTCCCGAGCTTTCAAAAGATGAGATTAAAATGCTTGCTTTCAATATTCAAACTAGAGGAATTGATTCAAATTTAGAACTTTTAGTACAGGGAAATCTGGAATCTATAGTTTCTAAAGACTGCATTCCCCATATTGCAGGAGATAAAGTTCTTAAAAATAAAAATGCTGAAAAATCATTTATGGGAATTGAAGATACTAAAAACCATTTATTCCCAATAAGATTAGATAACGAATGCAGGACCCATATTTTAAACTCAGTGGAGTTGTGTTTGGTAGACTATATGCCTCAAATTTCTAAAATTGGCATTGATACAGTTATAATCGATGCAAGAGGCAGAACCCAAAAATATGCCCATGATATGAGCCATATTTATAAAAAAGCCATTGAGATCGGGGCTAAGAAGGACCAAAAATCAAAACGTGAACTTAATGCTTTAAAAAATAAAGTTAAAAAGATCTCTTTAGGTGGAATAACAACTGGAAACTTCCTCAGGGGAGTACATTCATAA
- a CDS encoding tyrosine--tRNA ligase, with translation MDIDNTIDMIERGTLEIISHDELKEKLQKDSPVAYIGYEPSGKVHLGHAITVKKMIDLQKAGFKIKILLADLHAYLNEKGSLEEIKEIADYMRKCFLAFGLSEETEFILGSSFQTSEEYTCKMYQLALSTTLARAKRSMAQITRHETDHRVAEVIYPLMQVIDMLFLDVDVALGGMEQRKIHMLARENLPKVGSSVPVIIHTPLLHGTDGSEKMSSSKENFIAIDDSPETIKKKIKNSFCPAGEVEGNPIIEIAKHFIYDHKDTMLIERPPKFGGNLELSYNELLESYKDGKLHPLDLKNTVTKELIEILEPVRNYFE, from the coding sequence ATGGACATAGATAATACAATAGACATGATAGAAAGAGGAACACTGGAAATAATATCCCACGATGAACTTAAAGAAAAACTTCAAAAAGATTCTCCTGTAGCTTATATCGGTTATGAACCCTCGGGAAAAGTCCATCTTGGACATGCTATCACCGTTAAAAAGATGATAGACCTGCAGAAAGCAGGGTTCAAAATTAAAATTCTTCTTGCAGACCTTCATGCATATTTAAATGAAAAGGGAAGCCTTGAAGAAATTAAGGAAATTGCAGATTACATGAGGAAATGTTTCCTTGCCTTTGGGTTAAGTGAAGAAACTGAATTCATTTTGGGTTCCAGTTTCCAAACATCAGAAGAATACACCTGTAAAATGTACCAGCTTGCACTTTCAACTACCCTTGCACGTGCAAAACGAAGTATGGCACAGATAACAAGACATGAAACTGATCACCGCGTTGCAGAAGTAATATATCCTCTTATGCAGGTTATAGACATGCTATTTTTAGATGTTGATGTTGCACTTGGTGGAATGGAACAGAGAAAAATACATATGCTTGCAAGGGAAAACCTACCGAAAGTAGGATCTTCTGTACCAGTTATAATCCACACACCACTTCTCCATGGAACTGACGGCTCGGAAAAAATGTCTTCAAGTAAAGAAAATTTCATAGCTATCGATGATTCTCCCGAAACTATAAAAAAGAAGATTAAAAACAGTTTCTGCCCAGCAGGAGAAGTGGAAGGAAATCCAATAATTGAAATAGCAAAACACTTCATATATGACCATAAAGACACCATGTTAATTGAAAGACCTCCTAAATTTGGAGGAAATCTTGAATTAAGTTACAATGAGCTTTTAGAGTCATATAAAGATGGAAAATTACACCCTCTTGACCTCAAAAATACAGTAACAAAGGAATTAATTGAAATTTTAGAACCTGTAAGGAACTATTTTGAATAG
- a CDS encoding CARDB domain-containing protein, with protein MKQKIIILAIALITAFLLMGSASAATFTLLGSDSEVSYSNSANTFNVYLNAYCGYVSTYGYKQISSIRITDIYGLKATLTRNVDFTSTKNSYGYTTSVDINQDELGLSPLKRIEVNFIKQSDLRIAATKKSGNYYYITVKNYGDATARSSYLGTSIYSHKTMKTYIPSLKPGQYKTVKIYVKSYYSKTFKADCTNLVNEIYEYNNVKYRT; from the coding sequence ATGAAACAAAAAATTATAATACTGGCAATTGCGCTGATAACAGCATTTCTTTTAATGGGATCTGCATCAGCAGCGACATTCACACTACTTGGTAGTGATTCAGAAGTAAGTTATTCTAATAGTGCTAATACATTTAATGTTTATCTTAACGCTTACTGTGGGTATGTTTCAACATATGGCTATAAACAAATATCTTCAATAAGAATCACAGATATTTACGGCTTAAAGGCAACGTTAACACGGAACGTAGATTTTACAAGTACTAAAAATAGTTATGGTTACACTACTTCTGTTGATATTAATCAGGATGAACTTGGTTTGTCTCCATTAAAAAGAATAGAAGTGAATTTCATTAAACAATCGGATTTAAGGATAGCTGCAACTAAAAAAAGTGGTAATTATTATTATATCACAGTGAAAAATTATGGTGATGCGACGGCCCGAAGCAGTTACCTGGGTACTTCTATATACTCCCATAAAACTATGAAAACTTATATTCCTTCTCTAAAACCAGGTCAATATAAAACAGTCAAAATATACGTCAAATCTTATTACTCCAAAACATTTAAAGCAGACTGCACCAATTTAGTCAATGAAATATATGAATATAACAACGTTAAATATAGAACCTAA